The proteins below are encoded in one region of Takifugu rubripes chromosome 1, fTakRub1.2, whole genome shotgun sequence:
- the chaf1b gene encoding chromatin assembly factor 1 subunit B, with protein sequence MKVVTCEIAWHNKEPVYSLDFQHGCDGRVHRLATAGVDTAVRLWRVDQDGDGKAVVEFLSNLARHTKAVNVVRFSPNGELLASGGDDAVILLWKLNDSKEPEQTPVFQEDEDAQLNKESWSVFKTLRGHIEDVYDICWTRDGNFMVSGSVDNTAVMWDVNKGQKLCILNDHKSYVQGVTWDPLGQYIATLSCDRVMRVYSTHTKKKAFCISKMSSGPLADGEVKQYRMFHDDSMRSFFRRLSFTPDGSFLLVPAGCVEIGENIINTTYIFSRKSMKRPIAHLPCPTKATLAVRCCPVYFELRTKKGADGSSETLPNAFHLPYRMVFAVASEDSILLYDTQQTLPFGQVANIHYHTLSDLAWSRDGSFLAVSSTDGYCSFLSFSPGELGTPLKEPPTLEVFAPSNGVEKKGKKLARTSSPGNLTPSPQCGHGKEIQSATPPEEKKGTPNAKTKPQPRRITLNTLEGWSKPTTSKTTTAQVHTTVSTSAPSTPHPHHVPLTPNNSFTTQPHITSLTPSTPKGHSKTTSAGSTTPKGVTPPKGPTPRRVPLTSVGLRSPADGSLFCTPSSTEKAKHERPSPPTDPVCQPPESKRSKPNEA encoded by the exons ATGAAGGTGGTAACGTGTGAAATTGCTTGGCACAATAAGGAACCAGTTTACAGCCTGGACTTCCAGCACGGCTGTGATGGACGCGTTCATCGTTTGGCAACAGCTGGAGTGGACACAGCAGTCAGG TTGTGGCGTGTGGACCAAGATGGGGACGGAAAAGCAGTCGTTGAGTTTCTGTCCAACCTGGCCAGACATACCAAAGCTGTCAATGTGGTGCGCTTTAGCCCAAATGGAGAGCTGCTTGCCTCAGGAGGAGACG ATGCAGTGATTCTGCTGTGGAAGCTCAATGACTCTAAGGAGCCTGAACAGACTCCTGTGTttcaggaagatgaggatgcgCAGCTTAACAAAGAGAGCTGGTCTGTTTTCAAGACTCTAAG GGGACACATAGAAGATGTATATGACATCTGCTGGACACGAGATGGGAACTTCATGGTGTCTGGTTCTGTTGACAACACTGCTGTCATGTGGGACGTTAACAAAG GACAGAAACTGTGCATCTTGAATGACCATAAGAGCTATGTGCAGGGCGTGACCTGGGATCCTCTGGGCCAATATATAGCCACTCTCAGCTGTGACAG AGTAATGCGTGTTTACAGTACTCACACCAAGAAGAAAGCCTTCTGCATCAGTAAAATGAGCTCAGGGCCACTTGCAGATGGAGAG GTCAAGCAGTACCGAATGTTTCACGATGACAGTATGAGGTCATTCTTTCGACGTCTTTCCTTCACACCAGATGGATCTTTCCTTCTCGTTCCAG CTGGCTGTGTAGAAATTGGAGAAAACATCATAAATACCACTTACATCTTTTCCAGGAAGAGTATGAAGAG GCCTATCGCCCACTTACCATGTCCAACCAAAGCCACGCTGGCAGTCCGGTGCTGCCCAGTATACTTTGAGCTCAGGACAAAGAAAGGAGCAG ATGGTTCTAGTGAGACTCTCCCCAATGCTTTTCACTTACCGTACCGCATGGTGTTTGCTGTGGCATCTGAGGACTCCATCTTATTATATGACACACAGCAGACGCTTCCCTTTGGCCAGGTGGCAAACATCCACTATCACACACTGAGTGACCTTGCATG GTCTCGTGATGGTTCCTTCCTggctgtgtcttccacagatggTTACTGCTCCTTCTTGTCCTTCTCTCCTGGGGAGCTGGGTACTCCTTTGAAGGAGCCCCCCACCCTGGAAGTCTTTGCCCCAAGCAATGGTgttgagaaaaaaggaaagaaattgGCCAGGACTTCATCTCCAGGGAACCTGACTCCCTCACCTCAGTGTGGTCATGGAAAGGAGATTCAATCTGCCACCCCTCCAGAGGAGAAAAAGGGCACCCCAAATGCAAAGACCAAGCCTCAGCCCCGCAGGATCACACTTAACACTCTGGAAGGATGGAGCAAGCCCACTACCTCCAAAACTACAACTGCTCAGGTGCACACCACAGTGAGCACCAGTGCCCCCTCCACTCCCCACCCACACCATGTCCCTCTCACTCCTAATAACTCCTTCACAACCCAGCCACACAtcacctccctcactccctccacTCCTAAAGGCCATAGCAAAACTACTTCAGCTGGTTCTACAACCCCAAAGGGTGTAACCCCACCAAAAGGACCCACCCCAAG GAGAGTGCCTTTGACTTCTGTGGGATTACGGTCCCCAGCTGATGGTTCGCTCTTCTGCACTCCCTCCTCTACCGAGAAGGCCAAGCATG AACGTCCATCTCCACCCACTGACCCGGTGTGCCAGCCTCCAGAGTCTAAACGGTCCAAGCCCAACGAAGCCTGA
- the LOC105417130 gene encoding uncharacterized protein, translating to MAGDGSHAAYPNTEAFCPSEPWSDEVGGGDGETEKVGDSEGCGHFNPWPPRFEVRDGLLYRKKLERGFIRYREVLDEDRRHEAIGTIHRHQRPHQHHLSLEETYKCVAESYWWEGMYFQIRDFVLGCPECQSRHTKKKVGAQECVSKTMTSHSAEMLSKLRTQREAGLFCDITLRTNGRPFPAHRAVLAAVSDHFQEIFTEMDPNMKQDIDLTGFSEDSLRSLLDFSYSSTLCVRQEDLPEVMAMARHLGMWPALEACSALMNEQEQQLHRRKCFTSACAGACHECHHQQRNNRRKRVWGLEDNVDNNFSLAADASDGSVEGSPRRTLRRTPNPQDYNGLTLTPSHRMKLMDFKSPSSKKVSAPQHAVATPKSQKFSPISPPNTRLLRSSPGAAKEVRRLIPALESPRQKKKPLSVSQLICSPVKVKQEVVDVGEDEQDYERAQEKYRLMNVLGLQRTALLPRPEDLIGWRQKKRLRKLKANNYSLTKRRKPQPASTGRPFGSVTLSLPLCNPVNTCLLKKSGKNNPVGAGGVQQMKKRPKAVPRLVPPSDRSMRSKGAVPDIFLPSFSGRELRRSVRMRDRSPFPVQQPVRHHSNKTVVRNIIKIKPEPDEYEISGPPFSSSHTPEHSLYSQRTQMKNKVATETTKKLRYNSGRPATKAKVRQGSTMEVDRMKCKPREEGRKVGGHRVQGTVDTNLRVNKPDEFQFPQQAPPPSVCSHPLYRVIKKEPAEPVPVASFSDPPSPDRGKRQSKPPIKLLDSGFLFSFCRPAGLKKEEESVDICLTRSVSQISEAFAGEAPHRVLRARAPSAMAVIKKEQKERSISQSTARRSKPKSRNGTVRLSRPAGPKASRTKPKQEKPCVMLDAIGRARLKQLRGPRSQAPKVPKASHTCLECPAVHEDCDALIMHRLRHVEGKHWPCPLCSKTFFRLRNVRNHIRTHDPKLYKCRSCIVAGS from the exons ATGGCCGGCGATGGCAGCCACGCCGCGTACCCGAACACTGAGGCGTTTTGCCCGTCCGAACCCTGGTCGGATGAAGTCGGGGGTGGAGATGGGGAGACGGAGAAGGTCGGGGATTCAGAAGGGTGTGGACATTTCAACCCCTGGCCACCTCGCTTCGAGGTGAGGGACGGGCTGCTCTACCGCAAGAAGCTTGAGAGGGGCTTCATCCGCTACCGGGAGGTGTTGGATGAGGACCGGAGACATGAGGCCATCGGCACCATCCACCGGCACCAGCGGCCCCATCAGCATCACCTTTCCCTGGAAGAGACCTACAAATGTGTGGCTGAAAGCTACTGGTGGGAAG GGATGTACTTCCAAATAAGAGATTTTGTTCTTGGCTGTCCAGAATGTCAGAGTCGGCACACCAAGAAAAAG GTGGGGGCCCAAGAGTGCGTCTCAAAGACAATGACATCGCACAGTGCTGAGATGCTGAGTAAACTGAGGACTCAGCGGGAGGCAGGACTATTTTGCGACATTACGTTGCGCACGAACGGACGTCCTTTTCCGGCCCACCGGGCTGTTCTGGCAGCAGTCAGTGACCACTTTCAGGAAATCTTCACAGAAATGGACCCCAACATGAAACAAGACATAGATCTTACCG GTTTCAGCGAGGACAGCCTTCGGTCTCTGCTGGATTTCTCCTACTCGTCCACGCTGTGTGTTCGTCAGGAGGACCTGCCTGAAGTCATGGCCATGGCCCGTCACCTGGGCATGTGGCCCGCATTAGAAGCTTGCTCCGCTCTTATGAAtgagcaggaacagcagctccaTCGACGAAAGTGCTTTACCTCGGCCTGTGCTGGTGCATGTCACGAGTGTCATCACCAGCAGAGGAACAACAGAAGGAAAAGGGTTTGGGGGTTAGAGGACAACGTGGACAATAACTTCAGTCTGGCGGCGGATGCATCCGATGGCTCAGTTGAAGGAAGTCCGAGGCGCACATTGCGCAGAACCCCAAACCCTCAAGACTATAATGGCCTCACTTTGACCCCCTCGCATCGGATGAAGCTCATGGACTTTAAATCTCCCTCTTCCAAGAAGGTTAGTGCCCCTCAACATGCAGTTGCCACCCCAAAGTCCCAGAAATTCTCACCCATATCGCCGCCCAACACCCGTCTTCTTCGCTCCTCTCCCGGGGCTGCAAAAGAAGTTCGGAGGTTGATCCCTGCTCTGGAATCCCCGAGACAGAAGAAaaagcccctctctgtctcccagcTGATTTGCAGCCCTGTCAAGGTGAAGCAGGAGGTGGTGGATGTGGGAGAAGACGAGCAAGATTACGAAAGAGCTCAGGAAAAGTACAGGCTGATGAACGTTCTTGGGTTACAAAGGACTGCTCTCCTCCCCAGACCAGAGGATTTGATCGGATGGAGGCAAAAGAAACGACTGAGGAAACTAAAGGCCAACAACTATTCCCTGACAAAGCGGCGGAAACCCCAGCCTGCCTCTACTGGACGACCATTCGGGTCTGTGACCCTGTCACTGCCCCTCTGTAACCCTGTAAACACTTGCCTCCTGAAGAAGTCTGGAAAGAACAACCCTGTGGGTGCAGGCGGTGTGCAACAGATGAAAAAGAGGCCGAAGGCCGTCCCTCGACTTGTTCCTCCCAGCGACAGGAGCATGCGCAGTAAAGGTGCCGTTCCAGATATTTTCCTGCCTTCCTTCAGCGGCCGAGAGCTCAGACGGTCTGTGAGGATGAGGGACAGGTCCCCGTTTCCTGTCCAGCAACCGGTGCGACATCATTCCAACAAAACAGTAGTCCGAAACATCATCAAGATCAAACCCGAACCAGACGAATATGAAATCTCAGGACCACCTTTTTCATCGAGCCATACACCTGAACACTCTCTGTATTCACAGAGGACTCAAATGAAAAATAAGGTTGCCACGGAAACGACCAAAAAACTGCGCTACAACAGCGGGCGTCCAGCTACCAAGGCCAAAGTAAGGCAGGGCTCCACGATGGAGGTGGATAGGATGAAATGTAAGCctagggaggagggcaggaaggtgggggggcacCGGGTACAGGGGACTGTAGACACCAATCTGAGAGTGAACAAACCTGATGAGTTCCAGTTTCCACAGCAGGCTCcacctccgtctgtctgcagccaccCTCTGTACAGGGTCATCAAAAAGGAGCCCGCAGAGCCGGTCCCAGTGGCCTCCTTCTCTGATCCTCCCTCCCCGGACCGGGGGAAGCGCCAGAGCAAGCCTCCCATCAAATTACTGGACTCAGGTTTTTTGTTTAGTTTCTGTCGACCGGCAGGAttgaaaaaggaggaggagagcgtgGACATCTGTTTAACGCGATCGGTGTCACAGATCAGTGAGGCATTTGCAGGGGAGGCCCCTCACAGGGTGCTGAGAGCCCGAGCACCGTCCGCCATGGCGGTGATcaagaaggagcagaaggagagAAGCATTAGCCAAAGCACAGCTCGCCGGTCTAAGCCAAAGTCCAGAAATGGCACCGTTCGTCTGTCCAGACCTGCTGGGCCAAAAGCCTCCAGGACCAAGCCAAAG CAAGAAAAACCCTGCGTCATGCTGGATGCCATAGGGAGAGCCCGGTTGAAGCAGCTTCGTGGTCCACGTAGTCAGGCTCCCAAGGTCCCGAAGGCGTCTCACACTTGCCTGGAGTGTCCAGCTGTCCACGAGGACTGTGATGCTCTGATCATGCATCGACTCAGACACGTTGAGGGGAAGCACTGGCCGTGCCCG CTCTGCAGTAAGACTTTCTTTCGACTGAGGAATGTACGGAACCACATCCGCACTCATGACCCCAAGTTGTACAAATGCCGGAGCTGCATTGTTGCTGGGTCttga